A region of the Stieleria neptunia genome:
TGACTGCGTGCACGTTGTACGCGGGGATCCTTGACGCCGATCCACGCGGGCTGAAAGTCGACTCGATCACCGACATCCGCTATTGGCAGAACAAAGATCGCACCAAGGACCGCGACAATCTGCCGATCACGAAAGTCTTTTCCGATCAGGATCGGGCTGATCTGCAGCGGATCGCTTGGGAGGGATACCAGGCAATGAAACAGATGCGGGGGCAGTAAGCCGCGGGCGGTCTGTCGATATAGTCGGGAACTGCTGAGTCAATGGTGAGCCGCTGGCCGTAAGGCCTCGGGCGGCCGCCGGAATGCCCGGCCGCGTACGCGGCGCGCGGCTCACAAAATCGACAGCCCGCGAGCCGTGCGGTTGCACCGTGAAAGACCGGAGGGCTCGCGCCCTGCCGCTAAAAAAATACCCCGCTCGGCAACCGTCACACTTCATTCAAATCTGGCCAAAGCGCTAGGCAGCCATGCGTTCGGGCATCACTGCGTTTTGTTCTTGCGCGATGACTTCTTCGGCCAGGGCTTGGTAGTCGATCGAGCCGTTGGATTGGGGTGCGTACTGGAAGATCGACTGTCCGAAGCTGGGGGCTTCGGCCAACCGCACGTTGCGGCGGATGCGTGTGTCGAAGAACCGGGCGCCGCGGAAGAATTCGCGACCGCCTTTGGTGGCTTGGAAGAACTCGTCGATGTCCGTGCTGACTTCGGCCGCCAATCGGGTGTTGGAATCGTACATGCAGAGCATGACGCCGGAGAGGCGAAGTTGGTCGTTGAGACGGCGGGAGACGACTTCGATCGTGCGCAGCAGTTTGCTGAGGCCGTGCAGGGCGAGAAAGTGGGGTTGCAGCGGTAGGAAGACTTCGTTGACCGCGACCAGGGCGTTGACCGTCAGCACACCCAGGCTGGGCGGGCAGTCCAGGATCAGGTAGTCGTATTCGTCGGGATCGTCATCGAGTCGGTCGCGGAGGATCATTTCTCGACCGACTTCGCCGGCCAAT
Encoded here:
- a CDS encoding ParA family protein, with the protein product MRSIAVINQKGGVGKTTSSVNLSAALAQSGRRVCVMDLDPQAHASLHLGITAVDDQPSMYEILCGNASIAEAKRRVNDNLCVVPSNLDLAAAELELAGEVGREMILRDRLDDDPDEYDYLILDCPPSLGVLTVNALVAVNEVFLPLQPHFLALHGLSKLLRTIEVVSRRLNDQLRLSGVMLCMYDSNTRLAAEVSTDIDEFFQATKGGREFFRGARFFDTRIRRNVRLAEAPSFGQSIFQYAPQSNGSIDYQALAEEVIAQEQNAVMPERMAA